In one Chloroflexi bacterium ADurb.Bin180 genomic region, the following are encoded:
- a CDS encoding D-glycero-beta-D-manno-heptose-1,7-bisphosphate 7-phosphatase — MKAAFIKQDCLVQTDGKEVRLRPGAAEALKLLAERKLFVVLLDVSSCSVVPAAMKAKQEISRSVLEALRVGGGHVDALVECPHHPDEGCGCWGLHPGFLYAAAARLDMRLDECYLLCDQADDVLLGYRVGCRPVLVLEGRSIGDLYDGHQPEPHDFPIAFDLCTAVSYVLTEEDATGAWGHPRQPTPLSQEAESQPAGEMPDFSPTVRLFTPVPGIKGVVTGWSTDQSTTRRWLVTFVFGGVWLSLGIAYLLTHLYRTHPFPAYFYYLTLQFIPRPLRAALFILSGVVVVGLSVRAFARLSATNGARKR; from the coding sequence GTGAAGGCTGCATTCATCAAACAAGATTGTCTGGTTCAGACGGATGGCAAGGAGGTCCGCCTTAGACCGGGAGCGGCGGAGGCTCTCAAGCTTCTGGCAGAGCGCAAGTTGTTTGTCGTTCTGCTTGACGTCAGCTCTTGCTCTGTCGTGCCAGCGGCGATGAAGGCCAAACAAGAGATCAGTCGCAGCGTGCTGGAAGCGCTGCGAGTTGGCGGAGGCCATGTTGATGCCCTGGTGGAGTGCCCGCACCATCCCGACGAGGGTTGTGGCTGCTGGGGTCTGCATCCGGGATTCCTCTACGCGGCGGCAGCCAGGCTGGATATGCGCCTCGACGAGTGCTATTTGCTGTGCGATCAGGCCGACGATGTGCTGCTCGGTTACAGGGTAGGATGTCGGCCAGTGCTGGTACTCGAGGGGCGGTCGATCGGCGACCTCTATGACGGGCACCAGCCCGAGCCCCATGATTTTCCCATCGCCTTCGACCTGTGCACCGCGGTCAGCTATGTCCTGACTGAGGAAGACGCCACCGGCGCCTGGGGCCATCCCAGACAGCCAACCCCGCTCTCTCAGGAGGCAGAGTCTCAGCCGGCGGGCGAGATGCCTGATTTCTCTCCCACGGTGCGACTCTTCACGCCGGTGCCAGGAATCAAAGGTGTTGTGACCGGCTGGTCGACTGACCAGAGTACCACCAGACGCTGGCTCGTGACCTTCGTTTTTGGTGGTGTCTGGTTGAGCCTGGGTATCGCCTACCTGCTGACCCATCTGTATCGCACCCATCCCTTCCCCGCCTATTTCTACTACCTGACCTTGCAGTTCATCCCCCGGCCTCTCCGCGCCGCGCTGTTCATTCTGAGCGGTGTGGTTGTAGTGGGGCTCTCCGTACGGGCTTTCGCCCGGCTCTCGGCTACCAACGGCGCCAGGAAGCGATAG
- the nudI gene encoding Nucleoside triphosphatase NudI, giving the protein MSVGRFQAGVAALIRRASDGQYLLLKRSEEKDYGPGTWECVTGRVDQGESLSAALHREVAEELGDETRVQVDWIIGTTHFYRGEPSLDAELLGVLFACTLTSTAPLRLSREHSASRWLSAEEALQEFPPGNWLHRAIRRAETLRALAPDALLDCFHQQGFEI; this is encoded by the coding sequence GTGAGCGTTGGCAGGTTCCAGGCCGGGGTGGCGGCGCTCATTCGGCGAGCGTCGGATGGTCAGTATCTCCTGCTCAAGCGGTCCGAGGAGAAGGACTATGGCCCTGGAACGTGGGAATGCGTCACCGGTCGGGTCGATCAGGGCGAGAGCTTGAGCGCCGCTCTGCACCGGGAGGTCGCGGAAGAACTGGGCGACGAGACGCGGGTCCAGGTAGACTGGATCATCGGGACCACCCACTTTTACCGCGGCGAGCCGTCTTTGGACGCCGAGCTGCTCGGAGTACTGTTCGCCTGCACCCTGACCTCGACCGCGCCCCTGCGTCTCAGCCGCGAACACTCTGCGTCTCGCTGGCTCAGCGCAGAGGAAGCGCTGCAAGAGTTTCCACCAGGCAATTGGCTGCACCGCGCGATCCGCAGGGCAGAGACCCTGCGCGCACTTGCTCCAGACGCGTTGCTTGACTGCTTCCACCAGCAAGGTTTTGAGATCTAG
- a CDS encoding ABC-2 family transporter protein, whose translation MNALNIALKDMRIFLKDRDAAVQLVLLPLLFIMIYSGAVSSIGKGSRPADTRIELAVVDLDQGTASAALLAGIDKAGGVRIKAYDQATVQPLLEEGKVARALFVPAGFSAGLADGQPQVIRLVSHPDADNKKTEAVRLVLDGVVSGMSLEAQILASLQQIADMQADSPAAVREAFTYEAMAEQARSQFASSQERPLVEMVQRVPGQEEEQEQDPDMSQASVPGFAVLFVFLTAQATARSIYDEKKAGTFRRLLAAPVAKLSLVLGKMLPNFLIALVQFAVILLFGVFGLRLLGMSPVPLGHDPLALVVFVVMTALCSSAFGIVIAALARTENQIGGLGAVVLWSMGLLGGSFVPVFILDRVLGPVPKAVPHYWAIRALTNVMLRGMHLYDLRLELAVLAGFTMLFVVIGLLRFEYD comes from the coding sequence ATGAACGCCCTTAATATTGCGCTCAAGGATATGCGTATCTTTCTGAAGGACCGCGATGCGGCCGTTCAGCTTGTTCTGCTGCCGCTGCTCTTTATCATGATCTACAGCGGGGCGGTAAGCAGTATTGGCAAGGGAAGCCGCCCGGCGGACACGCGCATCGAACTGGCCGTGGTGGACCTGGACCAAGGCACTGCCTCGGCAGCGCTGCTGGCAGGGATCGACAAGGCGGGAGGTGTCAGGATCAAGGCCTACGACCAGGCAACCGTACAGCCCTTGCTGGAGGAAGGTAAGGTGGCGCGGGCACTGTTTGTCCCCGCCGGATTCAGTGCCGGTCTCGCTGACGGCCAACCCCAGGTCATTCGTCTGGTCAGCCACCCCGACGCCGACAACAAAAAGACCGAGGCCGTGCGGCTGGTTCTTGATGGGGTGGTGAGCGGTATGTCGCTGGAAGCGCAGATTCTGGCCAGCCTGCAACAAATAGCCGATATGCAGGCCGACTCTCCAGCCGCGGTGCGGGAGGCTTTCACGTACGAGGCCATGGCCGAGCAGGCAAGGAGCCAGTTCGCCAGCTCCCAGGAGCGGCCTCTCGTGGAGATGGTGCAGCGAGTTCCCGGGCAAGAGGAAGAGCAGGAGCAGGATCCGGACATGTCCCAGGCCTCTGTTCCGGGTTTTGCGGTTTTGTTTGTTTTTCTGACCGCTCAGGCCACGGCTCGTTCCATCTATGACGAAAAGAAGGCTGGCACTTTCCGGAGGCTGCTGGCTGCTCCCGTGGCCAAGCTATCGCTGGTGCTGGGCAAGATGCTGCCCAACTTTCTGATTGCTCTGGTGCAATTCGCGGTGATCCTTCTCTTTGGTGTCTTTGGGTTGAGGCTTCTCGGAATGTCTCCGGTTCCTCTGGGTCACGACCCTCTGGCGCTGGTGGTCTTTGTTGTGATGACGGCCCTGTGCTCAAGTGCCTTTGGCATCGTCATCGCGGCACTGGCCCGCACGGAGAACCAGATTGGCGGTCTGGGGGCAGTGGTGTTGTGGAGCATGGGTCTGCTGGGCGGCTCCTTTGTCCCAGTGTTCATTCTGGACCGCGTGCTGGGCCCTGTGCCCAAGGCAGTCCCGCACTACTGGGCCATCAGGGCCTTGACCAACGTGATGCTGCGCGGCATGCACCTCTATGACCTCCGCCTCGAGCTTGCTGTTCTGGCTGGCTTCACCATGCTCTTTGTCGTGATTGGTCTTTTGCGGTTTGAGTACGACTAG
- the drrA_2 gene encoding Daunorubicin/doxorubicin resistance ATP-binding protein DrrA, with the protein MPKILEVDNLVKRFGEYEAVKGVSFAVDEGEVFGLLGPNGAGKTTTISMLTGILAPSSGTARIGGHDILKEPGAVKKMNGLVPQDLALYPTLSARANLSFFGSIYGLRGKELRERVDDVLRIVALSDRADGVVDKFSGGMKRRLNIAAGLVHQPRLLFLDEPTVGVDPQSRNQIFESVLRLNRERGMSIIYTSHYMEEVEHLCNRVAIIDGGKIIALDTVKNLINMLGGGVIYVGVSQVNDELLKKLAALQAVGGVSLVPREPAATAQRPEPATAAGSSAGEMVKVVAKQSQQALLDVINLITESGLSITSLEILQPNLESVFLHLTGKKLRE; encoded by the coding sequence ATGCCAAAAATCCTTGAAGTGGACAATCTGGTGAAGAGGTTTGGCGAGTATGAGGCAGTGAAAGGCGTGAGTTTCGCGGTGGACGAAGGTGAGGTTTTTGGCCTGCTGGGGCCCAATGGCGCTGGAAAGACGACCACGATCTCGATGCTGACCGGCATTCTGGCGCCCTCCTCTGGTACAGCGCGTATTGGCGGGCACGACATCCTCAAAGAGCCAGGCGCGGTAAAGAAGATGAACGGGTTGGTGCCGCAGGACCTGGCGCTCTACCCCACGCTCAGCGCGAGAGCCAACCTCAGCTTTTTCGGCAGCATCTACGGACTGAGAGGCAAAGAGCTCAGGGAGCGTGTGGACGATGTGCTGCGCATCGTCGCCCTGAGCGACCGGGCGGACGGAGTCGTGGACAAGTTCTCCGGGGGAATGAAGCGGCGCCTCAACATCGCGGCAGGGCTGGTGCATCAGCCGCGGTTGCTCTTCCTTGATGAGCCCACCGTGGGAGTGGACCCGCAAAGCCGCAACCAGATCTTTGAGAGCGTGCTGCGCCTCAATCGTGAGCGAGGGATGAGCATCATCTACACCAGCCACTATATGGAGGAAGTAGAGCACCTCTGCAACCGCGTGGCCATCATCGACGGTGGCAAGATCATTGCCCTGGATACAGTCAAGAACCTGATCAACATGCTTGGCGGTGGGGTGATCTACGTCGGAGTGTCGCAGGTCAATGACGAATTGCTGAAAAAGCTGGCGGCGCTCCAAGCAGTTGGAGGGGTATCTCTCGTGCCTCGCGAGCCTGCCGCGACAGCGCAGAGGCCAGAGCCAGCAACCGCCGCTGGCTCCTCCGCTGGAGAGATGGTGAAGGTGGTGGCGAAGCAGAGCCAGCAGGCACTGCTCGATGTGATCAACCTCATTACGGAGAGCGGCCTGAGCATTACCTCGCTGGAGATCCTGCAGCCCAACCTGGAGAGCGTCTTTTTGCACCTGACCGGAAAAAAGCTGCGGGAGTAG